The window ATGAGCAGTAAACTTCTTGATGAACAGTTACGGTTGGATTTTGATAGCTATCAGATCATTCGAGTCTCACCATATGCCGAGCTATGACTGGGAAGAATTCCGGACCCTTTCATTAGTAGTAGTTCATATAATCAACTCGAACTTATCACCATGCTGAATGCGTCAAAATTACTTTAAAATTCAACGATCGAAACCTCAGCCCCCACTAATTTACTGCGTGTCTACTAACTTCATAGGCATTTCTTTCTTGACAAATAATGTTACTCTTCATTATGTTTTGCATTGTCTTGATCAAACAATCGACATTACGGACTTTTGACCAAGTTTGTGATTTTTGACGTGTTACCCATTTACCTAAATATTGCATGTAGTCTGTCTTGATCAGCTCACATCGTTCTTCTTTAGCTTTTTCCACAAGATGTATCTGGTTGCCAGAGTCATTGATTTGATAAAGTTGGATGACACCAACTCTTAGTTGAATTCATCCAAAAATTTGATGCATTGTAATGAGCTCAATATGATAAAAGAGAGGGCTTCTGCATGTAAAATCTTATGATcttaatatcatattatttttgaaaatattcgTATGAATGAGATAATAAAAGATGAATAATTTACATAATTAGTGATTAAAAGAATTGAATTACATAGATTATATTTAACTCAGAAGATATGAGTCTAAGCTTTTTGAGCTTAATTTGTATCTGGCAAATCAATATTCGATTTCTAATAGTCAGATACTTCTAGAAGATCGTATACATATTTGATGAAGCAATGTGTACTTATCACAACTAAAGAGGTACCCAATAGACCTCAAATGGGAAACACTAAAttacataaattaaaaataatcatttacgaaataagaaatatcatcaaaataataagatGAAACTAGAAAGACCATTATAACAACAACATAATTATTCGAAGAGAGGAAAGTACTTCATATATCACTCATTTAATGGTCATGTACGAAACTAGAAATACCATCATAATAAGATCATTTTGGCCTAAAACCAAGTCGGTCAATTGCACATGCATTATTATGTGGAACAGGAAGAATCAACAACCACGACTATTCCTGCACTACAATTAAATCAACGTCACAGTCAAAGCACGTATCACAATTTTGACCAACATGTAACTTGGAATAGAagcaatttcttctccaaattttgTATATAGCAGGTACCAACCATGTGGCAATCACAACCTTAAGCTCGTTGCCGATGGCGAAGAAGACGACCACCttcctcctcctcaacttgttcaTGGCTGCTCTCTCCACGCTAACGACAGCGGCAGTTTCACCTGCGGTCTTTGTGTTCGGAGACTCCACCGTCGACGTCGGGAACAACAACTTCTTGCCCAGCGATGCACCGAAGGTCAACTTCCCTCCCTGGGGAATCGATTACCCTGGACGAACTCCCACCGGGAGGTTCACCAATGGCTTCAACTACGCCGATTACGTCGGTATGCATTACTTCAGTTCTAATGTCGACGCTGCAGTGTTTTCCTCCTCTTATTCTAACTTGTTTGCTTCGCGCTGCTTAAAGCCAAAGCAGTAGGCTTAGCGATGAGCCCGCCACCTTTCCTTTCTCTTTCCAATGGGAATCAGATGCTGAGAGGAGTAAACTTCGCATCTGGTGGGGCAGGGATTCTCGATACCACAGTTAAGTCTTCGGTGATGAGATTGATACGGTGTTGTGGACTACTGTCAGTGACTGTCTTTGATGACCTGATGGTGGCAGGGCGGAGATGTGATCCCCATGGCGACACAGATTGAAGACTTCGAGCAGGTTGCGGCGAACCTCACGGAAAGACTAGGGGAGAAGTCTGCTGCTGTCTTCCTGGAGAAGTCTCTCGTTCACTTGATCGTTGGGAGCAATGACATCTACCCGCTGTATTCTCTTCTCAGTCCAGGAAACAGCACTCAGAAGGATGAAGTCGTCGTTCTTCTACTCGACAAGTTCAAGCATCAAATAGAGGTCTCCTCTCACCCTCTCGCTCTCTCTATTATATATCCTATATGTTACAAGCAAGTAAAGAGCTCACGTGAGAACACTAAATCGCAAGTCATAATTATCATAAACGCTGACTGAAGTTATAATTATGGCAGAGGCTATATGATCTCGGAGCACGAAAATTTGCAGTCCTGGGTGTTCCACCGATTGGGTGTGTTCCGATGGTCAGAGTCGCAATTTCTTCGTATGGCTGCAACGAAGATTTAAATGATCTTTGTCTACGCTTCAAGACTGCCACAAAGGCTCTCCTGAAGGACCTCAGCATGTCATTGAAGGGATTCCAGTACTCGTTCGGAGACTTATATGAAATGTTCACCCAAATCTTCTCTGATCCCCAAAAATATGGTGAGTATGCATCTCGCAGAAAATTGTCACTTTCACCATTTATCTTTTCCTGCGAGCAGTTAACCTGATGATGCTGCTATCTCCAGGGTTTACAGAGATCAAAGCTGCGTGCTGTGGAGGTGGGAGGTTGAACGCCGAGTCTGCCTGCCTGCCGAACTCCACATACTGCAGCAACCGTAGCCAATACGCCTTCTGGGACCGGAGTCACCCCACCCAAGCTTTGCACAAAACGATGGCTCAGCTGGCACTCTATGGACCGCCATTGTTCGCCAACCCCGTCAACATTCATCAGTTGGTGAAGAGTTAGAACCACTGGAGTGGAGTGTTTTCTGCATCATCATTGCACAACTCGGTCTGAGAATAaactcgccttcttcttcttttgtgatgCGCACTTGTACTTGATGCTGGAAGGTGTTTgatgaataatatctttatggCGGTTCTTCGTCCTTGGTTGGAAGGTGTTCGATGAATAAGATCGTTATGGCGgaaaacatacatcactggattCATTCCTCTACCATAGTCTGTTTGAGGTCCATCTTGGAGCTCAAAAAGTCTGCAGTTCATCACTTCTTGCCGTGGTGCGCACTTAACAAACATATGGATTTTACATCTATCTGCATGCATTTCTACTTCCAAAAATGGTGTCAAATTACTT of the Musa acuminata AAA Group cultivar baxijiao chromosome BXJ3-2, Cavendish_Baxijiao_AAA, whole genome shotgun sequence genome contains:
- the LOC135631272 gene encoding GDSL esterase/lipase At5g55050-like: MAKKTTTFLLLNLFMAALSTLTTAAVSPAVFVFGDSTVDVGNNNFLPSDAPKVNFPPWGIDYPGRTPTGRFTNGFNYADYVAKAVGLAMSPPPFLSLSNGNQMLRGVNFASGGAGILDTTGGDVIPMATQIEDFEQVAANLTERLGEKSAAVFLEKSLVHLIVGSNDIYPLYSLLSPGNSTQKDEVVVLLLDKFKHQIERLYDLGARKFAVLGVPPIGCVPMVRVAISSYGCNEDLNDLCLRFKTATKALLKDLSMSLKGFQYSFGDLYEMFTQIFSDPQKYGFTEIKAACCGGGRLNAESACLPNSTYCSNRSQYAFWDRSHPTQALHKTMAQLALYGPPLFANPVNIHQLVKS